In Oryctolagus cuniculus chromosome X, mOryCun1.1, whole genome shotgun sequence, a single window of DNA contains:
- the IGBP1 gene encoding immunoglobulin-binding protein 1 isoform X1, producing MAASEEELLLPRLPELFETSKQLLDQVEVATEPTGSRMVQDKVFKGLDLLGKVAEMLTQLDLFSRNEDLEEIASTDLKYLMVPAFQGALTMKQVNPSKRLDHLQRAREHFINYLTQCHYYHVAEFQLPKIRNNSAENNTANSSMAYPNLVAMASQRQAKIERLDLCIFKQVSDREDISTIIKLMAHTWVSLAQLLTFRPHTSSTCGGVMDVANLMCWKWNPWLFNPHMHPLHPSLHHLSKVPHHSPRYKQKKEVENRLSALKSAVESGQADDDCVREYYLLHLRRWIGISLEEIESIDQEIRILREKDSSKEASTSHSSRQERPPMKPFILTRNATQAKVFGAGYPSLATMTVSDWYDQHRKYGALPDQGIAKTPAEFKRAAQQQEDKEQNEEEEDENTIHRAREWDDWKDTHPRGYGNRQNMG from the exons atGGCAGCATCAGAAGAAGAGTTACTGCTGCCGCGGCTGCCCGAGCTGTTTGAAACCAGCAAGCAGCTCCTGGACCAAGTAGAAGTAGCAACTGAACCCACCGGTTCCCGGATGGTCCAGGACAAAGTATTCAAGGGATTAGACCTCCTTGGGAAAGTTGCCGAAATGTTAACGCAGCTCGACTTGTTCAG CCGAAATGAAGATTTAGAAGAGATTGCTTCCACCGATCTGAAGTACTTGATGGTGCCAGCGTTTCAAGGAGCCCTCACCATGAAACAAGTGAACCCCAGCAAGCGCCTAGATCATTTGCAGCGGGCCCGAGAACATTTTATAAACTACCTAACTCAGTGCCATTACTATCATGTGGCAGAGTTTCAGCTGCCCAAAATCAGGAACAACTCAGCTGAAAATAACACTGCTAATTCCTCCATGGCCTATCCTAACCTCGTTGCTATGGCATCTCAAAGACAGGCTAAAATAGAGAG GCTTgatctttgcatttttaaacaaGTGTCTGACAGAGAAGATATCAGCACTATCATCAAGCTCATGGCTCACACATGGGTATCACTTGCCCAGCTCCTGACCTTCAGACCCCATACTTCCAGCACCTGTGGGGGTGTCATGGACGTCGCAAACTTAATGTGCTGGAAATGGAACCCTTGGCTTTTTAACCCTCACATGCACCCCCTCCACCCAAGTCTTCACCATCTCAGCAAAGTGCCCCACCATTCACCCAG ATACAAGCAGAAGAAGGAGGTGGAGAATAGGTTGTCGGCACTGAAATCTGCTGTGGAAAGTGGTCAAGCAGATGACGATTGTGTTCGTGAATATTATCTCCTTCACCTTCGGAGGTGGATTGGTATCAGCTTGGAAGAGATTGAGAGCATTGACCAGGAGATAAGAATCCTGAGAGAAAAAGACTCTTCCAAAGAG GCATCAACATCTCACTCATCTCGTCAGGAGAGGCCTCCAATGAAACCCTTCATTCTCACTCGGAATGCAACCCAAGCCAA AGTGTTTGGAGCTGGCTATCCGAGTCTGGCAACCATGACGGTGAGCGACTGGTACGATCAGCATCGGAAGTACGGAGCATTACCAGATCAAGGAATAGCCAAGACCCCAG CTGAGTTCAAAAGAGCAGCTCAACAACAGGAAGACAAAGAACaaaatgaggaagaggaggacgaAAACACAATCCACCGAGCAagggagtgggatgactggaagGACACCCATCCAAGGGGCTATGGAAACCGACAGAACATGGGCTAA
- the IGBP1 gene encoding immunoglobulin-binding protein 1 isoform X2, with amino-acid sequence MAASEEELLLPRLPELFETSKQLLDQVEVATEPTGSRMVQDKVFKGLDLLGKVAEMLTQLDLFSRNEDLEEIASTDLKYLMVPAFQGALTMKQVNPSKRLDHLQRAREHFINYLTQCHYYHVAEFQLPKIRNNSAENNTANSSMAYPNLVAMASQRQAKIERYKQKKEVENRLSALKSAVESGQADDDCVREYYLLHLRRWIGISLEEIESIDQEIRILREKDSSKEASTSHSSRQERPPMKPFILTRNATQAKVFGAGYPSLATMTVSDWYDQHRKYGALPDQGIAKTPAEFKRAAQQQEDKEQNEEEEDENTIHRAREWDDWKDTHPRGYGNRQNMG; translated from the exons atGGCAGCATCAGAAGAAGAGTTACTGCTGCCGCGGCTGCCCGAGCTGTTTGAAACCAGCAAGCAGCTCCTGGACCAAGTAGAAGTAGCAACTGAACCCACCGGTTCCCGGATGGTCCAGGACAAAGTATTCAAGGGATTAGACCTCCTTGGGAAAGTTGCCGAAATGTTAACGCAGCTCGACTTGTTCAG CCGAAATGAAGATTTAGAAGAGATTGCTTCCACCGATCTGAAGTACTTGATGGTGCCAGCGTTTCAAGGAGCCCTCACCATGAAACAAGTGAACCCCAGCAAGCGCCTAGATCATTTGCAGCGGGCCCGAGAACATTTTATAAACTACCTAACTCAGTGCCATTACTATCATGTGGCAGAGTTTCAGCTGCCCAAAATCAGGAACAACTCAGCTGAAAATAACACTGCTAATTCCTCCATGGCCTATCCTAACCTCGTTGCTATGGCATCTCAAAGACAGGCTAAAATAGAGAG ATACAAGCAGAAGAAGGAGGTGGAGAATAGGTTGTCGGCACTGAAATCTGCTGTGGAAAGTGGTCAAGCAGATGACGATTGTGTTCGTGAATATTATCTCCTTCACCTTCGGAGGTGGATTGGTATCAGCTTGGAAGAGATTGAGAGCATTGACCAGGAGATAAGAATCCTGAGAGAAAAAGACTCTTCCAAAGAG GCATCAACATCTCACTCATCTCGTCAGGAGAGGCCTCCAATGAAACCCTTCATTCTCACTCGGAATGCAACCCAAGCCAA AGTGTTTGGAGCTGGCTATCCGAGTCTGGCAACCATGACGGTGAGCGACTGGTACGATCAGCATCGGAAGTACGGAGCATTACCAGATCAAGGAATAGCCAAGACCCCAG CTGAGTTCAAAAGAGCAGCTCAACAACAGGAAGACAAAGAACaaaatgaggaagaggaggacgaAAACACAATCCACCGAGCAagggagtgggatgactggaagGACACCCATCCAAGGGGCTATGGAAACCGACAGAACATGGGCTAA